The Daucus carota subsp. sativus chromosome 2, DH1 v3.0, whole genome shotgun sequence genome includes a window with the following:
- the LOC108210137 gene encoding protein NUCLEOLAR COMPLEX ASSOCIATED 4, whose product MKTKKKTSKAEGCSKHTLSSIKKLGIELLSSTTHINNLPVLISIINDPSSPPHFVLESLLSLQSFFTPLLPKIPSSSSSSKKSPARDSDANVIYFTWLRSKFDQLAQSLIDLSVSDTCQLDLREVVLDTIMEFVKVGNGGNFHSLIYHKFLRAMVDSTSGIDVLLDLLRSKYFKYIDVRYFTYISLEKLGQNLEKMKVSDNKSQADDSKNSMVHSVYNIHRLLSCIPIPEGLEKTPAEFEMWNGSGIFNKDVDNEKHAEVLKAKNKKQNQDDGDKKSFTSDNVPATTYVAKKIKLKFTKVWMCFLSLPLPLDVYKEVLVTLHQDVIPYLSNPILLCDFLTRSYDIGGVISVMALSSLYILITQHGLEYPNFYEKLYVLLEPSIFMAKHRGKFFQLLDSCLKSPLLPAYLAAAFAKKLSRLSLSVPPSGGLIIVALIHNLLRRHPSINCLVHREDVTVTVHDDSVHDDSSERNEEVSDHVKASSASKDMSSIKSGLDHFNDEEMDPKKTNSMRSSLWEIDTLRHHYCRPVSRFVLSLENDLTVRAKTAEVAIKDFSSGSYATIFDDEIRRRVKQVPLAFYKTTPNSLFSESDFGGWTFNLKDDNMNDDKESDHIPAKRQRMEGA is encoded by the exons ATGAAGACGAAGAAGAAGACCAGTAAAGCAGAGGGATGTTCGAAGCACACTCTCTCCTCCATAAAAAAGCTGGGAATTGAGCTTCTCTCATCAACGACTCACATCAACAATCTCCCCGTTTTGATATCTATAATCAACGACCCATCTTCTCCCCCACACTTTGTGCTCGaatctctcctctctcttcaATCTTTCTTCACTCCATTACTCCCCAAAATCccttcttcgtcttcttcttCTAAGAAAAGTCCTGCTCGTGATTCGGATGCTAACGTTATCTACTTCACTTGGCTTCGCTCCAAGTTCGATCAGCTTGCGCAATCACTTATTGATCTTTCTGTTTCAGACACCTGTCAGCTCGACCTAAGA gAAGTGGTTCTCGATACCATCATGGAGTTTGTTAAAGTTGGGAATGGAGGAAACTTTCATTCTCTTATATATCACAAATTTCTCCGTGCTATG GTTGATTCTACTTCAGGCATTGATGTTTTATTGGATTTGCTCCGGTCAAAATATTTCAAGTACATTGACGTTCG ATATTTTACTTACATCAGCCTGGAAAAGCTGGGTCAGAATCTGGAGAAGATGAAAGTCTCTG ATAACAAGAGTCAGGCAGATGATAGCAAAAACAG CATGGTGCATTCAGTTTACAATATACATCGTCTATTATCATGCATCCCTATTCCGGAAGGTCTTGAGAAAACACCAGCGGAGTTTGAAATGTGGAATGGATCAG GCATTTTTAATAAAGATGTTGATAATGAAAAGCATGCGGAGGTTCTAAAAGCCAAAAACAAGAAGCAGAACCAGGATGATGGCGATAAGAAAAGCTTCACAAGCGACAAC GTTCCAGCTACAACGTATGTGGCTAAAAAGATAAAATTGAAGTTTACTAAAGTTTGGATGTGTTTTCTTAGTTTGCCGCTTCCCCTTGATGTGTACAAGGAG GTTCTTGTTACCCTGCACCAGGATGTCATTCCATATCTATCTAATCCCATTCTGTTGTG TGATTTTTTGACGCGATCATATGACATTGGCGGTGTTATTAGTGTTATGGCCCTCAGCAGTTTGTACATTCTTATTACCCAGCATGGACTAGAGTATCCCAACTTCTATGAAAAGCTTTATGTGCTACTGGAACCATCTATTTTTATGGCAAAGCATCGCGGAAAGTTCTTCCAA CTTCTTGATTCTTGTCTCAAATCACCACTTCTTCCAGCATATTTAGCTGCTGCTTTTGCCAAGAAGCTGAGCAGACTGTCACTCTCTGTCCCTCCTTCAGGAGGACTAATTATTGTTGCTCTAATTCACAACCTTTTAAGGAGGCATCCATCAATCAATTGCTTAGTGCATCGG GAGGATGTTACTGTTACTGTGCACGATGATTCTGTGCACGATGATTCAAGTGAAAGAAATGAGGAGGTTTCTGATCATGTTAAGGCCTCCTCTGCCAGCAAAGATATGTCTAGCATCAAATCAGGACTTGATCATTTTAACGACGAGGAAATGGATCCTAAGAAAACTAATTCAATGA GAAGTTCACTTTGGGAAATTGATACCCTACGCCACCACTACTGTCGTCCTGTTTCAAG ATTTGTGTTATCCCTTGAGAATGATCTGACGGTCAGAGCTAAAACTGCTGAAGTAGCCATTAAAGATTTCAGTTCTGGTtcatatgcaacaatatttgaTGATGAG